The following proteins are encoded in a genomic region of Sparus aurata chromosome 11, fSpaAur1.1, whole genome shotgun sequence:
- the kng1 gene encoding kininogen-1, which yields MRSGVGLCVLGLLCLHSSVFGQEVAEVPPGVLIFCDDPSVQKAVNSAVTKFNEKLTTGNKLALFQIVTASKSENGADSVYSLQFTSRRSDCTAGSSKPWTDCDYLAVDRKPISCNATVYMTETETDTRQVDCVLDDYVVRERAQCLGCPQEVPDNSEDLRGPLTASIHKYNSMSDSTHLFAFNNVQHATRQVVAGFRYKLKFDMRRTNCAKAEHKDLNHLCVPDEENVEFANCNSTVDIAPWRLEPPQTQIDCQPGELPTVFTRRRPPGWSPLRNLYYEVPSNVSTKPNPQPTPTKAAKEAGKEESSEEDTTAAKPSVSPDAPSDSVSDTPFHCPSKPWKPFNPVSVAGTDAPEQATEDATAQAAQPTAAGGFADTDLLS from the exons ATGAGGAGCGGAGTGGGGCTGTGTGTGCTGGGCCTGCTGTGCCTCCACAGCTCAGTGTTTGGGCAG GAGGTAGCGGAGGTCCCTCCGGGTGTCCTGATCTTCTGTGATGACCCATCTGTGCAGAAGGCCGTCAACAGCGCTGTCACCAAGTTCAATGAGAAGTTGACCACAGGAAACAAGCTGGCCCTCTTTCAGATAGTAACCGCCAGCAAG TCAGAGAATGGAGCGGACTCAGTGTACTCGCTGCAGTTCACCAGCAGGAGGAGTGACTGTACAGCGGGGAGCAGCAAACCCTGGACAGACTGTGACTATCTGGCTGTGGACAGG AAGCCAATTTCATGCAATGCCACAGTCTACATGACAGAGACCGAAACAGACACCAGACAGGTGGACTGTGTGCTCG atGATTACGTCGTTCGAGAGAGGGCTCAGTGTTTGGGCTGCCCGCAGGAGGTCCCCGACAACTCAGAGGACCTCAGGGGTCCTCTCACGGCCTCCATCCACAAGTATAACTCCATGTCCGACTCGACTCACCTGTTCGCCTTCAACAATGTCCAGCACGCCACCAGACAG GTGGTCGCCGGTTTCAGGTACAAGCTGAAATTTGACATGAGGAGGACCAACTGCGCCAAGGCCGAACACAAAGATCTCAACCACCTGTGTGTCCCTGATGAGGAGAATGTG GAGTTTGCCAACTGTAACTCGACAGTGGATATAGCGCCGTGGAGACTTGAGCCCCCCCAGACACAGATAGACTGTCAACCAGGGGAACTGCCCACG GTGTTCACCAGGCGCCGTCCTCCCGGCTGGTCTCCGCTCAGGAACCTTTACTACGAAGTTCCCTCCAACGTCTCAACAAAGCCCAACCCACAACCGACCCCCACCAAGGCTGCCAAGGAGGCCGGCAAAGAAGAATCCTCTGAGGAGGACACCACAGCTGCCAAACCGTCCGTCTCCCCCGACGCACCCTCAGACTCTGTGAGCGACACCCCCTTCCACTGCCCGTCCAAGCCCTGGAAACCTTTCAACCCCGTCAGCGTGGCAGGGACCGACGCTCCTGAACAGGCCACCGAAGACGCG